In a genomic window of Bubalus bubalis isolate 160015118507 breed Murrah chromosome 17, NDDB_SH_1, whole genome shotgun sequence:
- the UCP1 gene encoding mitochondrial brown fat uncoupling protein 1 isoform X1, whose translation MVGHTASDVPPTMAVKIFSAGVAACVADIITFPLDTAKVRLQVGLPFNFHFQIQGECLTSSAIRYKGVLGTIITLAKTEGPVKLYSGLPAGLQRQISFASLRIGLYDTVQEFFTTGKEASLGSKISAGLTTGGVAVFIGQPTEVVKVRLQAQSHLHGPKPRYTGTYNAYRMIATTEGLMGLWKGTTPNLTRNVIINCTELVTYDLLKKALVKNKLLADDVPCHFVSAVVAGFCTTVLSSPVDVVKTRFVNSSPGQYTSVPNCAMMMFIREGPSAFFKGFVPSFLRLGSWNIIMFVCFEQLKRELMKSRQTMDCAT comes from the exons atggtgggacacacaGCGTCAGACGTGCCCCCTACCATGGCGGTCAAGATCTTCTCGGCTGGGGTGGCGGCCTGCGTGGCTGACATAATCACCTTCCCGCTGGACACCGCCAAAGTCCGGCTACAG GTAGGActccctttcaattttcacttccaGATCCAGGGCGAATGCCTGACCTCCAGTGCCATTAGGTATAAAGGCGTCCTGGGAACAATCATCACTCTGGCAAAAACAGAAGGGCCAGTGAAACTCTACAGCGGGCTGCCTGCTGGTCTCCAGAGACAAATAAGCTTCGCCTCTCTTAGGATCGGCCTCTATGATACTGTCCAGGAGTTCTTCACCACAGGGAAAGAAG CTAGTTTAGGAAGCAAGATCTCAGCGGGTCTAACGACTGGAGGCGTGGCCGTGTTCATTGGGCAACCCACAGAGGTGGTCAAGGTCAGACTGCAAGCTCAGAGCCATCTCCACGGTCCCAAACCTCGATACACTGGGACTTACAATGCTTACAGAATGATAGCAACAACAGAAGGCTTGATGGGGCTTTGGAAAG GGACTACTCCCAATCTGACAAGAAATGTCATCATCAACTGTACAGAGCTAGTAACGTATGACCTACTGAAGAAGGCCCTTGTGAAAAACAAACTATTAGCAG ACGACGTGCCCTGCCACTTCGTGTCCGCTGTTGTTGCTGGATTCTGCACAACGGTTCTGTCCTCTCCCGTGGATGTGGTGAAAACCCGATTTGTTAACTCTTCACCAGGACAGTACACAAGTGTGCCCAACTGCGCAATGATGATGTTCATTAGGGAAGGACCGTCAGCTTTTTTCAAAGG ATTTGTACCTTCCTTCTTGCGACTGGGATCCTGGAACATCATCATGTTTGTGTGCTTCGAGCAGCTGAAGCGAGAATTGATGAAGTCGAGGCAGACCATGGACTGTGCGACCTAG
- the UCP1 gene encoding mitochondrial brown fat uncoupling protein 1 isoform X2, with amino-acid sequence MVGHTASDVPPTMAVKIFSAGVAACVADIITFPLDTAKVRLQIQGECLTSSAIRYKGVLGTIITLAKTEGPVKLYSGLPAGLQRQISFASLRIGLYDTVQEFFTTGKEASLGSKISAGLTTGGVAVFIGQPTEVVKVRLQAQSHLHGPKPRYTGTYNAYRMIATTEGLMGLWKGTTPNLTRNVIINCTELVTYDLLKKALVKNKLLADDVPCHFVSAVVAGFCTTVLSSPVDVVKTRFVNSSPGQYTSVPNCAMMMFIREGPSAFFKGFVPSFLRLGSWNIIMFVCFEQLKRELMKSRQTMDCAT; translated from the exons atggtgggacacacaGCGTCAGACGTGCCCCCTACCATGGCGGTCAAGATCTTCTCGGCTGGGGTGGCGGCCTGCGTGGCTGACATAATCACCTTCCCGCTGGACACCGCCAAAGTCCGGCTACAG ATCCAGGGCGAATGCCTGACCTCCAGTGCCATTAGGTATAAAGGCGTCCTGGGAACAATCATCACTCTGGCAAAAACAGAAGGGCCAGTGAAACTCTACAGCGGGCTGCCTGCTGGTCTCCAGAGACAAATAAGCTTCGCCTCTCTTAGGATCGGCCTCTATGATACTGTCCAGGAGTTCTTCACCACAGGGAAAGAAG CTAGTTTAGGAAGCAAGATCTCAGCGGGTCTAACGACTGGAGGCGTGGCCGTGTTCATTGGGCAACCCACAGAGGTGGTCAAGGTCAGACTGCAAGCTCAGAGCCATCTCCACGGTCCCAAACCTCGATACACTGGGACTTACAATGCTTACAGAATGATAGCAACAACAGAAGGCTTGATGGGGCTTTGGAAAG GGACTACTCCCAATCTGACAAGAAATGTCATCATCAACTGTACAGAGCTAGTAACGTATGACCTACTGAAGAAGGCCCTTGTGAAAAACAAACTATTAGCAG ACGACGTGCCCTGCCACTTCGTGTCCGCTGTTGTTGCTGGATTCTGCACAACGGTTCTGTCCTCTCCCGTGGATGTGGTGAAAACCCGATTTGTTAACTCTTCACCAGGACAGTACACAAGTGTGCCCAACTGCGCAATGATGATGTTCATTAGGGAAGGACCGTCAGCTTTTTTCAAAGG ATTTGTACCTTCCTTCTTGCGACTGGGATCCTGGAACATCATCATGTTTGTGTGCTTCGAGCAGCTGAAGCGAGAATTGATGAAGTCGAGGCAGACCATGGACTGTGCGACCTAG
- the UCP1 gene encoding mitochondrial brown fat uncoupling protein 1 isoform X4 — MVGHTASDVPPTMAVKIFSAGVAACVADIITFPLDTAKVRLQIQGECLTSSAIRYKGVLGTIITLAKTEGPVKLYSGLPAGLQRQISFASLRIGLYDTVQDYTEKGEEKASLGSKISAGLTTGGVAVFIGQPTEVVKVRLQAQSHLHGPKPRYTGTYNAYRMIATTEGLMGLWKGTTPNLTRNVIINCTELVTYDLLKKALVKNKLLADDVPCHFVSAVVAGFCTTVLSSPVDVVKTRFVNSSPGQYTSVPNCAMMMFIREGPSAFFKG; from the exons atggtgggacacacaGCGTCAGACGTGCCCCCTACCATGGCGGTCAAGATCTTCTCGGCTGGGGTGGCGGCCTGCGTGGCTGACATAATCACCTTCCCGCTGGACACCGCCAAAGTCCGGCTACAG ATCCAGGGCGAATGCCTGACCTCCAGTGCCATTAGGTATAAAGGCGTCCTGGGAACAATCATCACTCTGGCAAAAACAGAAGGGCCAGTGAAACTCTACAGCGGGCTGCCTGCTGGTCTCCAGAGACAAATAAGCTTCGCCTCTCTTAGGATCGGCCTCTATGATACTGTCCAGGA CTATAcagaaaaaggggaagaaaagg CTAGTTTAGGAAGCAAGATCTCAGCGGGTCTAACGACTGGAGGCGTGGCCGTGTTCATTGGGCAACCCACAGAGGTGGTCAAGGTCAGACTGCAAGCTCAGAGCCATCTCCACGGTCCCAAACCTCGATACACTGGGACTTACAATGCTTACAGAATGATAGCAACAACAGAAGGCTTGATGGGGCTTTGGAAAG GGACTACTCCCAATCTGACAAGAAATGTCATCATCAACTGTACAGAGCTAGTAACGTATGACCTACTGAAGAAGGCCCTTGTGAAAAACAAACTATTAGCAG ACGACGTGCCCTGCCACTTCGTGTCCGCTGTTGTTGCTGGATTCTGCACAACGGTTCTGTCCTCTCCCGTGGATGTGGTGAAAACCCGATTTGTTAACTCTTCACCAGGACAGTACACAAGTGTGCCCAACTGCGCAATGATGATGTTCATTAGGGAAGGACCGTCAGCTTTTTTCAAAGGGTAG
- the UCP1 gene encoding mitochondrial brown fat uncoupling protein 1 isoform X3 has translation MVGHTASDVPPTMAVKIFSAGVAACVADIITFPLDTAKVRLQVGLPFNFHFQIQGECLTSSAIRYKGVLGTIITLAKTEGPVKLYSGLPAGLQRQISFASLRIGLYDTVQEFFTTGKEASLGSKISAGLTTGGVAVFIGQPTEVVKVRLQAQSHLHGPKPRYTGTYNAYRMIATTEGLMGLWKGTTPNLTRNVIINCTELVTYDLLKKALVKNKLLADDVPCHFVSAVVAGFCTTVLSSPVDVVKTRFVNSSPGQYTSVPNCAMMMFIREGPSAFFKGRNLILEKFPILYFNHSLKPY, from the exons atggtgggacacacaGCGTCAGACGTGCCCCCTACCATGGCGGTCAAGATCTTCTCGGCTGGGGTGGCGGCCTGCGTGGCTGACATAATCACCTTCCCGCTGGACACCGCCAAAGTCCGGCTACAG GTAGGActccctttcaattttcacttccaGATCCAGGGCGAATGCCTGACCTCCAGTGCCATTAGGTATAAAGGCGTCCTGGGAACAATCATCACTCTGGCAAAAACAGAAGGGCCAGTGAAACTCTACAGCGGGCTGCCTGCTGGTCTCCAGAGACAAATAAGCTTCGCCTCTCTTAGGATCGGCCTCTATGATACTGTCCAGGAGTTCTTCACCACAGGGAAAGAAG CTAGTTTAGGAAGCAAGATCTCAGCGGGTCTAACGACTGGAGGCGTGGCCGTGTTCATTGGGCAACCCACAGAGGTGGTCAAGGTCAGACTGCAAGCTCAGAGCCATCTCCACGGTCCCAAACCTCGATACACTGGGACTTACAATGCTTACAGAATGATAGCAACAACAGAAGGCTTGATGGGGCTTTGGAAAG GGACTACTCCCAATCTGACAAGAAATGTCATCATCAACTGTACAGAGCTAGTAACGTATGACCTACTGAAGAAGGCCCTTGTGAAAAACAAACTATTAGCAG ACGACGTGCCCTGCCACTTCGTGTCCGCTGTTGTTGCTGGATTCTGCACAACGGTTCTGTCCTCTCCCGTGGATGTGGTGAAAACCCGATTTGTTAACTCTTCACCAGGACAGTACACAAGTGTGCCCAACTGCGCAATGATGATGTTCATTAGGGAAGGACCGTCAGCTTTTTTCAAAGG